In Brassica napus cultivar Da-Ae chromosome C2, Da-Ae, whole genome shotgun sequence, the sequence ATCAAAGGCTTCTTATTCGGATTCTCAGCCTTGGCTTTACATGTTACACACAATCGAGTAGAAGCACTCTTTTGAACAAATCGAACAAAATTATGAAGCTGACGATCgtttgcaatgatcacaggtGGACATCCTGAAGTATTGATCAACTCAGCAGGTAGATAACTTAACTCCAAATCGGCTATGATTTCTTCTTCCATACCAAAATCCTCCAAAATCATCCTTTTTAATTCATCTAAAGTACAATTTGATTCCACTAACAATAGCCTACCCCCTTTGCCATCAGCCTCAAAAATCCATCCCGTAGTTGCACCTAATTCCCAAAGACCACATGTTGTATAGATATGCATCTAATCTAGAACAAAAGTTTCTGAAAATCAAAAGAGAAACTATGAAAAAATCATAGATTCATGAAGAAGAAAggcaaaatcatttttttaaaaaaaattgacaaagaaAATCGAGCAGAACCATTttaggaagttagaatatttttagaatattttgttAACTGACTTTCCTTTATTTTCGCCAAAAACAGGTGATTTTATTAGTAGAAGACACCTTCTACAATGCGTAGAACCATGAAAATAATAAGGAATGTAATTTCTACCTTCTTTAGACGTTTGTGTAGTTTTCAGATTTCACGTTCGATAAATGTTAGAATACTTGTTAAAAGTAGAAACTGCATTTTTCAGAAACGTAGATATCTTTACAATTAGTAGAATTCGCATTCCCCATATTTAGATATTGAATCAAAAGTAGATTTTACGTTCCAAAACAAGTAGATGTACGTGTTTATTCTGGATTTTGCATTCTACTAACCCAATTTCCGTAGAAGACGATttctacttttagtagaacgtaaattggaaattttatttattaagtttttgaaaaaataaaaaatatgtcctTCTGTATATTGGTGTTCCattaatagtttatatttttaataatttttttgattcataaaactatttattttattaagtttcagAAATAAAAGGGTAAAAGAGAGATAAAATGGACAAAGTTGAATTTATACCATAGGGACAACCATTCTGTTTTTTATTCTGttttggcaatttcccaaaACTTTATTACAAAAGGTTAAAGCGCgtgttgtcttttttttttaacatttaaagCGCGTGTTGTTACCCAAATTTTCTGTGGTGCAGTTGTACATTAAAACTAAAAGTTTAACTCGTTCAAATGCAGTGGTTGTGGTTGCGGTTGCGAGAATTTGTGGATGCGGGTACTTACGGTTTTTAatggttttaagagatttgtacgactggttagACAGTTAGAAATTGATGCGTTTACGAGATACTTATGACGGTTTAACTACCACATGCAGtatcagttaaataataaattaacaatatttacattttatataattataaaaacatcaaaaatcataatattataataaatataaaaaatatatttagaaagttatagttttaaattttttaaaattatagaaaaaaattttatcttaaaattttataatatttattaaaatataatagatatattttagtattttcataatttcaatttaaaatttttattgaatattttatttttgtatttatattgttttaaaaaaaagaaaaaaaaattattctcctGCAATTGCCTTCAACCGTAAACGCTAACtgaaaccagcttttgaatttacgAGGTTTAAAGCGATTTGAATCGGTTTGAAACGGTTTGGGTAATTATTGCAAAAAGCCAATAACTGCTACCAACAGCAAAAGCTGTATTTGCGGGTGGTAGCAGAGAAACCGGTCATGCTAAGTCAAAAGTTCGCAAGAAGTTGAACGTTTAGCTTTCGTTActtcaattgatttttttttatttttttattaaacaaagtTGTTTCGATCATTCTAAAGTGTTGAAACAAAATCAGTCAAAATTTGGTAGTGATTTATACTCCTTTAATGATCGATCATTGAACTCATGTTTTGAAATGGGTGTTGTTCTCCTAATTATCACAAACTATCAATATTTGTTATGGTGTGATATGTCCTTTTCACCTCTTATTCTACTGCCACCATCTAGATACTGATCCGACCGACCTTAAATTCATATCATAGTTCATATATAGACGTAGTGTTTATAAGTTCATATTTATaggatgtatttatttattaatacgcaggatatatatttcaaatacatCTTTTGACttcattttgttataattttaacaACTATAGTTATCTGTAAATTTTCgactactatataaaaatatacaaaaattaatatatatcccCAATTCGTTCGTAGACTTGTAGGTTTCCTGAACCGTTGACCTTGTTAAAACTACAAATAATTATAATCTTTGGGTGTCAAATAACCAAAGTGGGCTACTGAAGACAGAAGCTTGCCAAAGTAAACCAATAATTTTTCCATAGTGATataaagcaaaacaaaataaaaattattacaagACACAAACAATTCTTATTGGATCGTTAAAACTTGAAGTAGTTATGAACCAACCGTAGCATGAAACGTTTAGTTTTGGTACATTATGCAGCAAATTTACCATCATAAGGAAAAAGTCTTCGTTGTCATCGACTGATCTATAAATTTTGCTTTTGCATGACCTTTCCCATCAACTTGTGGCGATTTTGCCCATATAAAATGTGTTTCTAGTTAGTCTCGCAGTACATAGTCTCGCAGTACATCTATCTACTGTAGGAATCGAGAGATCCTATGGCCTCATAACGATTGCGAATTATTATCGTGTCTCCTCTTTATGTGGGACACATTCCTATTGactttttatattatgttttgaaatgTCAGCAACGGTGCCTAAAAATGTCTAGCAGTAACTGGTTGATACATATGTGATAGGATGGGAAATGTAATACGTTATTATGTATATCTGATGCTCTCTCTAATATGGATAAACAAAATATCCCTAAAATTTGATTCGTTATCCACTTCAATTCGAACCAAAaaatctgaatatttttaattaactctacaaaacaaaacaaatactaaTAGACAAAAATCGTAAAACAAAGTAAATCACAAATCCTAGACTCTGatccattatatatatatatagaattatatacataaattatagaatgattatattttatgtaagttctacaaaaaaaatattcattaaattgattattttagttattagagttttaaaataaataaattttactttttataaaataatattattctatattaattttaaatttttattttatttgaacgGATCGAATCAAATAtctagttaaaatataatttttggacATCTGAACATTGGATATTTGATTGTCTACGATCGAATAAAATTGGAAAGTTGGTGATCCGGATGAAACTGATACGATCATAAATATCtccaaaaatctaaatattcgtTCTATATCCGCCCCTATTCTTTAGGTATAGTATATACATATGTAAATGGTAGATAGATATGTATATGCGGATGCGTTTAAGTagtatacatttttaattaCAGCAGTTTTAACATGTAAGATGTTTTGGataagtttttttgtttctcattGTAAGGTGTTTTAACATATATACTAGGGCTGGGCATAAAATATGTAACCCGAAATTCAGACCGAAATACCCGATTCGTACCTGGTCCGAAATGTAAAACAATTATATGAATGTGTTTTTTAGGTGTTACAAAACATATATGAACCTAAAGAGTTATTAATCAAACCCGAACGGATAacccaaaaaatagaaaaatccgAAGAAAATGATCcgaatattcaaattaatatacaatataaatatttaaaccatAAATATGTACCTCAAatatcaatttcatatttatttcgATATAATatctaacaataaatatttaaaattaaataatttctttaaatacacgattctatataaataagtaaggttttagattttacttcagatatatccgaaccgatctgACATAACCTGAATCAAATGATATATGGTTACTTTATGGGTTGTGGGATGTGATacaaacccgacccgaaactGATATGTTATATCCAATCCCGATCTCATAGTTACAAATCTAAATAATATAGAACCTACGACGTGTTATAAAATAGAACCTAGGACGTATATagttaacttttattttaattttatcaaaaatattgtGTAACTAATTACATTTTACTATTTGCATTTATAAtcaatcaaatttatttatatttatatttaataatatttttaagaaaaattaaaaaaataatatatgttttattagctaaaatattatatattataaaacaaagggaatatatattattatttttaatttagtcgAACGAGTTTGGAATTCACTAAGCTGTAcgtttttatatttagtttataacTTTCAAAAACTTTGACTGCATGTTTCAGTGTTATAGTATACAGTAGTATACATAGACATTGTCTTTTCCTCTTTTTGCATTCAGACTGTGAGTTAGATTTGACGAAATATTTACCCTCCAGTCCAAACTCTAGCTAAGATTTCAGATCAACTTAAGAGTAAGTTCATTGATGACCATATTCAGGGCCGTCTAATAGCATGTGCTACTGGAGCGGTCGAACAGGGTCCAACtctataactaaaaaatattaagatatttttaaaaataaatacatatatttggtttaaaattttaaaattttagatatattctTAAACttatagtttataatttaaagagAAACTTCGAATATATAGATAAGctattaagttttaaaactatttcattatatcaatatatatatagttaatattttttgaacagGGCCTTAAAATTTTTTGAGACTGCCCTggccatattatatatatgtaccaGCAAAATGAAGCTAGCATATTTgtgttaagaaaaaaacatatttagatAGTTCTGATGGACCTACAGAACCGATCCTTTAAGTGCAAAAAGATGCTTTTGTTAGACCTTTTACCCCATATAAAAAGTAGAAATATACAATCCACTGCAAGAAAACATCAATATAGTAACTATTTCTGCAACTACAGTCTTTAGTTGCAAATATATGTAACCATCTTTAACGATTTTGCAACAGTTTTGCAACTACAATGAAAACGTCTTAAATAAGTTGCAAATGTGTAACCAAATTTCGTGGTTGTAAATGAGTTGATTTATTGTGACGCTTTTGAGACATATTTGCAATTCTATTGCAAAGTCGCAACGTAGTAGCAATAAGGCAACTAAAGAGCAACCACGTTTGTTGTTGGAAAACCGGAGTTACAGATTAGTTGGAAAGATATTTAAATGTTGTAGTTGCAAAATTGTTGCATTTTTATTGTGATGAATTGTAAAAAAGTTGGTGTACACATGTTTTTTTGCACGGCGTTAGGAAGTAGGTACAACTAACTTTAGCAACTATTCTTTTAGTAGTTGCAAAATAGTCTCAAATATTTCTCTATTTAAATCAATCGTCCATTCTCTTCTCATTTGTCCgaacaattattaaaaaaaacgttTTCTTTGACGGTTTTTTATTGAAACAATCCACTGTTCGATCTTTGAAGGAAAATATAgtcataatattatgtaatttggagaagatcttcccACCTGCTTTCTTTGACGTCATGGAACACTTAGTTGTACATCTCCCGTATGAAGctgaacttggtggtcctgtgcaatATAGGTGGATGTATCCATTTGAAAGGTTTTTCAAGAAATTAAAAAGCAAAGCTAAAAACAGAAGATATCCTGCATGATCGATTATTCATTCATATATTAATGATGAGATATCTTATTTTTCGGAGCACTACTTTGCCGCACATATTCATACCAAATTAGGGTAAAAGTTAAAAGCATTTATTGTGTAAATAAATGTTATTTAcatgtaatttaatttttaaaggtTTTTTGGGTCAAGTCCACAAGATTCGATGAAGGCGAAGCTCATGTTTATCATGTCCAAGGAATACCAGATATATTTACTCATGTAGGTCGTCCAAgtaggaaaagaaaagaagtatGGTTTTCTGAGAAAGATTATCAATGCGCACATGCGTATGTTTTGTGCAACTGTGAATATTTCTGACCATATGAAAGGTAAAATCTTTAGTTTCAGTTAAAAAAGTAGTTGAGTAGtgaataatattgtaaaaaaatattcattgctgtgtaaatattttttctttttggttttaggTTATTCGAAGAACAAATTCGTTTTCAATATCCAGAACTCTCTGAAGAAGATATTTCAAGCAAATGCGATGAAGAATTTCCTACATGGATTAGAGATTTTGTATGTGTATATACTTAACCTTTATagttagaaatatatatatatatattgattcgTAATTTTTAATAATGCAGGTTGCTTCAACAATCAACTCTAGTGGCGCTGAATCTTTTCCTATATGGGTTCAAGATTTGGTTCAAGGTCCTCTGAATAAGGCATCAACTTGGCCCATCTATTTCACAAGAGGCTATTTGTTTCATACTCGAAATTATGGACAGAGAAGAAAAACATGCAACTATGGAATATGTATCAAAGGAGCAAACTATTCAGATGCATCCGATGAAGTTGATTTTCATGGGACCTTAACAGATATCATACAACTTCAATATCCAGGATTGGTCAATTTAAAAATTACACTTTTTAAATGTGAGTGGTATGATCCTACGATCGGTAAAGGCACACGAATGAGCATGAATGGCATTGTTGATGTCCTTGCTTCaggaaaatataacaaatacgAACCGTTTATTCTAGGTAAATTTGCATATATCATTATATATGAATTACGcattcaatataaaatatttattatattaatatttttatttttgcacAATGCAGCTTCTCAAGCCGACCAAGTTTGTTATATTCCGTATCCATACATCAAACAACCGAAAAAGTTGTGGGTCAATGTTCTTAAAGTCAATCCAAGAGCAAATATTTATGGAAATTATAAATCTAAAGAGCCAACTCTGCTACAATAGGAAACTGATGATGATGCCATGGTAACAACAATTGAAGAAATTGTAGTTGATCATTTGGCAGACAAAAGAAATCTGTTTGAAGAGATTGATTTTGATGCTGGAGATGCCGAAGTAGAAGATGAATTTCAGTGTAATCTTTCATCTTCTGATGATGAAGATGGTGATGAAGAATAATATTTGTCTAGTCTATTACCATGTATGTTTATGTAAGATAATAGATTGTGTTGaacttattatttatgaataattatCGTTTCCAACTATTTTGTAACCCGGAGTCACAAATCAGTGACAAATTTTCAGACATACATCATTAAAACATTTGTGACTTATTTACAACTACTTTAATTAAGGTAGTCGCAAATTAGTTACGGATAgtagtaatattaaaatttacgTTAATTAGATTGATCATATGCACTTAGTAAACTAACAAacgaaaacaataaatataatttgaatcaatttgaataatactatttttatgtaatgTCTCATGGTttagtaaatataaaacaaattgcTTTTGCGATATAGGGTTAAGTGCAACTAATTTGACACTAATTTGTGCACAAGCGTGGCAGTTTAGTTATAAAACGGGGCTTATACAGTTGTTTTGTAACATATTTGCAACTACAAAATTTATTGTCATTGCTCTATAGTTGCAAAGTTTTTACTCTAATAGTCtaataaaccaaataaaatctATATTGCTTAACAagtttgagtttattttataaaatccaGAGATCCACAAATTCACAAGAactaaatattactaatttcataataatataatagcaaatattataatatgttacaactttttcttaaaaaggctccaaaataatagcaaaatatttttcttaatattatagtttattttacaTAAGAAAATCAACCATAGTTCATTAGAAAGGCTCCAAAATAATAggatatttattataatttgttACTAATTTGCAACTAGTTGTTAGAAGTAGTTGCTCTTTGGTCTCACAAATTTGGCTCCAAAAATTTATCCCTAAATTTTGGCTAATTTACATTAACCCGCCTAATGTTTTGAGAGTAAATATTTTACCCACCCTAATACCACTACGtttaatacatttatattaataaaccCTTAATCAACTCCCCTTTCTTCTAACCTAATCTCTACTCACACAAAGGTCAAGATGTCTGGAATTGGTAGATCAGTGAAAGgtcgcggtggtggtggtggtgcgaGTCGCAGTGGTGGTCGTGGTGCCACTCGTGGTGGGAGTCAAGCTGGTGGCGTTTGTAGCTCTTCCGGAAGAATTTACTTCGCCTCGAACCCTAGCACTTCTAATTCAAGAGACTCGGTGTCTGCCCCGGAGAATTCACCGCCGTCAGAGACTCTGCGTCAGTCCCCACCCGTGTCTGCTTCTTCACCGACTCGTGATGGTTCTTCTTCCCCGACGGAACAGCACCCGCATCAAACTCAAAACCCACATCCTCCTCCCCCTCAAAATCCGATGACTTTGGATGACCTGCTTGCAATTCCTGGACGTGAAAACCATCTTCCAGTCTTATCTCTAGTTCCAAAAGAGGGAAGTACTTGGTAAAGGATCTCACTTTATACATtgagtttggtttgtgtttgtgtttgatttCATTTGGTTCACCTTAGaatttcatttgttttctttttttttgctttggtcTCATATCCATAGTTGAATTTCCTCTGTTtatatttgattgtttgatcatAGATTCAAAGTtacttaacacgtttttttgAACACGTTCCATATTGATTTTTGGTTCTTCTATGTGTTAGTAACACTTCTGTGAACACGTGTTTACTTTGGTTTCTTACATTTAGGTATTTGTCTTTGGTGTTTCTGTTTTGAACAATTGGATTTGAGTTATGGTTTTGTTCCTTTCATTTTGTTATTCCGTCTGTTGTTAACTTTGCTTCAATGCCCTATCTTTAGTTCTTCTCTCACTTTATGGTTTCTATGCCTTTTAATTGTCAAATTGTAAAGAAATCTTGTTTGTATTTGCATTcttctcttatatttttatttctttgaatTTATAGCAAACATTTTTTTACTTGTAACCACTTCTTCTTTTCATCTTCAAGGTTTGATCGTGATGGTGGGAAGCTGACTCGAAAAATCTCAAAGCTCTTGAAAGCTAAGTTTGATGATGTGTATTACTACTGCTGGACAGTAACGCCTCCTGACATCCAACGTCGCTATTTTGAAGACTTTGCGGTATTATTAACAGATTTTTATGTTAGATTTGCTTACTACTTACATACAAATTTGTTGATGTGTAGCAAGGACACCACTGGGATCGCTCGATAACCACACTTGTACGAGATGAGTTTGAAATCATCTGTATTAATCGGATGAAAGGAATGGTGTGTCAAGCAAAGAGGAAAGGCATACGACCAGCTTGGATTGGAGATACATTGTGGGAAAAAATGTGTGCTTACTGGGCCACTGATGCAGCCAAGAAAAAGAGTGAAACCGCATCAAACTCTCGGAACTCTGACCGTGGTGGACTTGGGCCATTCAAGCACTTCGCAGGACAAATGTCCTTCTTACGGATTCAGCAAAATATGGTAACATACATGAACAATAACTTTGTAAATTATAAggtttcatatttatttgtttcaagTTCATTTTATTATTGTAGGAAGCAGAATAAGTAGTTGCCATttgtataaaacaaaaatcttaagtattttgtattttaaagtttaaGGAATTCAATGGATGTTCCAAAATTAGTATCAAAACTAGATTTTATTAATATTCTACTTTCAGATTATAATTTAGCaactaaatatacaaataatgtTGTTACAAATCAGTCAGCATAATCCCAACTATATTGCCACAACATTACAAATAATATAGTTGCAAATCAGTCATTATATTTTGTGACAATTTTGCAACTCTCAAAAGTGTGTAGTTGCAAATCAGTCGCTCTACTTATAACAATGCAGTTGCAAAATAGTCGCTATATTTTGTGACTTAATTGAGACTACCTAATATTATACAGTTGCTTATATGTTACTAATATTTGTGACTAAATTAGGACTGCATTAACCAAAGTAGTAGCTAATTAGCGATAAACATTTTGTGAAATAAATTAGTTGCTAACTGGTAtcaacaatataaatatttgcaaCCTTTTTTCGAGTTGTTGTATAGTGGCTAATGTACCACTAAGTTTCGTAGTTGCAAATTAGTTACAAATTGTCAACGGATTTGCAATCATTTCTATTTGCGACGAAGCTTTTCTAACCGTATAAGGTAGTTGCAAATGAGTTACGAAATTCTTATTTACAACCATTTAGTGACAAATATTGTAGTTGCAAACtcaatgttttcttgtagtgatcgaCTCAGAGGATTAACTTATAGTGATCTCGAAGGGACATAAATCTTCAGATACATATATCAATGAAACCATTTTATAAATACAGAATGAAATGGAGAAGAACAATGAAAGGAATAAACGAACTTTTACTTGTGAAA encodes:
- the LOC125581347 gene encoding splicing factor, proline- and glutamine-rich-like; the protein is MSGIGRSVKGRGGGGGASRSGGRGATRGGSQAGGVCSSSGRIYFASNPSTSNSRDSVSAPENSPPSETLRQSPPVSASSPTRDGSSSPTEQHPHQTQNPHPPPPQNPMTLDDLLAIPGRENHLPVLSLVPKEGSTWFDRDGGKLTRKISKLLKAKFDDVYYYCWTVTPPDIQRRYFEDFAVLLTDFYVRFAYYLHTNLLMCSKDTTGIAR